A stretch of Paenibacillus antri DNA encodes these proteins:
- the fliS gene encoding flagellar export chaperone FliS, protein MIQAQRNKYLETSIQTATPAQLLIMLCDGAIRFCKHAIEALKNQNYEEANEYLGRTQDIVSEFAITLDRSAEISESLSRLYEYFNYRLIQANIKKSPEPAEEVLGYLLDLKETWVQAALLSKQSGAPVAK, encoded by the coding sequence ATGATTCAAGCGCAGCGCAACAAGTATCTGGAGACATCCATCCAAACCGCTACCCCTGCCCAACTGCTTATTATGCTGTGCGACGGCGCGATTCGGTTTTGCAAACACGCCATCGAAGCATTGAAGAACCAAAACTACGAGGAAGCGAACGAGTATCTCGGACGGACGCAGGATATCGTCAGCGAGTTCGCGATTACGCTCGATCGCAGCGCCGAAATTTCGGAGTCGCTTTCGAGGTTATACGAATATTTTAATTACCGTCTGATCCAAGCGAATATTAAGAAGTCGCCGGAGCCGGCGGAAGAAGTGCTCGGTTACCTTCTAGATCTGAAGGAAACCTGGGTGCAGGCTGCGCTCTTGTCCAAGCAATCCGGCGCGCCTGTAGCGAAGTAA
- a CDS encoding flagellar protein FliT, with the protein MTSALTEAVNALKQATDSITRRLSQTTSEELEAYVEERERYIQSIRSSVGSAAPGEVEALKPTVDDVLAKDAFIVRRMTKLRDEASEKLNQTAQAKTQRTAYEPAQPVDSYFFDRKK; encoded by the coding sequence ATGACAAGCGCATTAACGGAAGCGGTCAACGCTCTGAAGCAAGCGACCGACAGCATTACGCGAAGATTGTCCCAAACGACATCGGAGGAATTAGAAGCCTACGTCGAAGAGAGGGAGCGGTACATACAATCGATCCGATCCTCGGTGGGCTCGGCGGCGCCCGGCGAAGTCGAGGCGTTGAAGCCGACGGTCGACGACGTGCTGGCGAAGGACGCCTTTATCGTCCGCCGAATGACGAAGCTGCGCGACGAAGCGTCGGAGAAGCTCAATCAGACGGCGCAGGCCAAGACGCAGCGCACCGCATACGAGCCGGCCCAACCTGTGGATAGCTATTTTTTCGACCGAAAAAAGTAA
- a CDS encoding cold shock domain-containing protein — MQGKVKWFNAEKGYGFIETEQGGDVFVHFSAIQAEGFKTLDEGQAVEFDIVEGARGPQAANVTKI, encoded by the coding sequence ATGCAAGGTAAAGTGAAATGGTTCAACGCTGAGAAGGGTTATGGCTTCATCGAAACAGAACAAGGTGGAGACGTATTCGTGCATTTCTCGGCCATCCAAGCAGAAGGTTTCAAGACCCTAGATGAAGGCCAAGCCGTTGAGTTCGACATCGTCGAAGGCGCACGCGGACCTCAAGCAGCTAACGTAACCAAGATCTAA
- the hpf gene encoding ribosome hibernation-promoting factor, HPF/YfiA family, which produces MMFHIRGKNVEVTDALRDYAEKKVGRLERYFEVPPSSDVYITLSVNKNKHTVEVTIPFSGVTLRAEEKSADMYASIDLVIDKLERQIRKHKTRVNRKARQEGTQRAIFKEAFEQAPAARVHEDEEDSFEVVRTKRFTLKPMAMEEAILQMNLLGHDFYVFANSETSGVNVVYKREDGRYGLIESA; this is translated from the coding sequence ATGATGTTTCACATTCGTGGCAAGAACGTAGAAGTCACCGATGCCTTGAGGGATTACGCGGAGAAGAAAGTCGGGCGCTTGGAGCGGTATTTCGAGGTTCCGCCTTCCTCCGACGTGTACATTACGTTAAGCGTGAATAAAAATAAACATACCGTCGAGGTGACGATTCCGTTCAGCGGCGTGACGCTTCGCGCCGAAGAGAAGTCCGCCGATATGTATGCATCGATCGACTTGGTCATCGACAAGCTGGAGCGGCAAATCCGCAAACATAAGACGCGCGTGAACCGGAAGGCTCGCCAAGAAGGAACGCAGCGCGCCATCTTTAAGGAAGCGTTCGAGCAGGCGCCTGCCGCCAGAGTGCACGAGGACGAGGAGGATTCATTCGAAGTGGTTCGCACGAAGCGCTTCACGCTGAAGCCGATGGCGATGGAGGAAGCGATTCTTCAGATGAACCTGCTCGGCCACGACTTCTACGTATTCGCCAACTCGGAGACGTCCGGCGTCAACGTTGTGTACAAGCGTGAGGACGGGCGCTACGGGCTGATCGAATCGGCGTAA